In Methanobacterium spitsbergense, the following proteins share a genomic window:
- a CDS encoding 4Fe-4S ferredoxin, translating into MFSVSFSDISVKFIKLTFKSRFLLAKTCKKIPPIAKIVDKLLFDGDDIQVIPRTLKSDNLKLKNIEINREIPASEESIIPNDVLKEMVRSSRYHFIMDFCICRVSSDCTDYPHELGCLFLGKGTKRISHKFGRMVNPDEAIEHIDRCHDAGLIHIIGRNKIDSVWLNTGPKEELLSICHCCPCCCLWKMVPELPDEISKGFTPMIGVEIEFNQDLCRGCGKCAADNICFVNAIKIHNGKAIIDNQICRKCGKCVEICKEEALKVLIEPNAVIHSIERVKKLVNVESE; encoded by the coding sequence ATGTTCAGTGTATCCTTTTCAGATATCAGTGTTAAATTTATAAAATTAACATTTAAATCTCGATTTTTACTAGCTAAAACCTGTAAAAAAATTCCACCTATTGCTAAGATAGTTGATAAACTGCTCTTTGATGGGGATGATATACAGGTGATACCAAGAACCTTAAAATCTGATAATTTAAAATTGAAAAATATTGAAATAAACAGAGAAATACCAGCTTCAGAGGAATCTATTATTCCAAACGATGTTTTAAAGGAAATGGTAAGAAGTTCCAGATATCATTTTATAATGGATTTCTGCATATGTAGAGTATCATCTGATTGCACTGATTATCCGCATGAACTGGGTTGTTTGTTCCTTGGTAAGGGCACTAAAAGGATATCACATAAATTTGGTCGGATGGTAAATCCAGATGAAGCTATAGAACATATTGATAGATGCCACGATGCAGGATTAATACATATTATTGGCCGTAATAAGATTGACAGTGTATGGTTAAACACAGGCCCTAAAGAAGAACTATTATCAATTTGCCACTGCTGTCCCTGTTGTTGTTTATGGAAAATGGTTCCAGAATTGCCAGATGAGATTAGTAAAGGTTTTACCCCAATGATTGGAGTTGAAATAGAATTCAATCAGGATCTTTGCCGAGGTTGTGGAAAATGTGCAGCCGATAACATCTGTTTTGTAAATGCAATCAAAATTCACAATGGAAAGGCAATAATTGATAATCAGATTTGTAGAAAATGTGGTAAATGTGTTGAAATCTGCAAAGAGGAAGCATTAAAAGTTTTAATAGAACCAAATGCCGTTATACATTCAATCGAACGTGTTAAAAAATTGGTTAATGTTGAAAGCGAATGA
- the hemB gene encoding porphobilinogen synthase has protein sequence MEFPVTRMRRLRKNHNIRTILTESKLNPEDFVYPMFVKEGLEDGQKEHIDTMPGQYRYSINDTVEEASRLEEIGLSSVLLFGMPLLKDDKGSMAYNKDGIVQQAVRRLKKETDLVVITDVCMCQYTSHGHCGIIRDDEIINDETLNYLSKIALSHAEAGADIVAPSDMMDGRVGAIRKTLDLNGHYNTIIMSYSAKYSSSFYAPFRDAVCSAPCFGDRKSYQMNPSNTSEALREVKMDIDEGADIVMIKPAMPYLDIIKGVKDEFKMPTAAYQVSGEYSMLMAGINAGYITKESIYESLQSIKRAGADLIITHFAPEFLEGSI, from the coding sequence ATGGAATTTCCAGTTACAAGAATGAGAAGATTACGGAAAAATCATAACATTCGAACCATACTTACAGAATCCAAGCTGAATCCAGAGGATTTTGTTTATCCAATGTTTGTGAAAGAAGGACTTGAAGATGGTCAGAAAGAACATATTGACACAATGCCCGGTCAATACAGGTACTCCATAAACGATACTGTAGAAGAAGCCTCTAGACTCGAAGAAATAGGATTGTCATCTGTACTTCTCTTTGGAATGCCACTATTAAAGGATGATAAGGGTTCAATGGCATATAATAAGGACGGAATAGTTCAACAAGCTGTGAGAAGACTTAAAAAAGAAACAGATCTTGTGGTGATTACAGATGTTTGTATGTGTCAATATACTTCCCATGGGCACTGCGGAATAATACGTGATGATGAAATAATTAATGATGAAACCCTTAATTATCTTTCAAAAATAGCATTAAGCCATGCTGAAGCCGGTGCGGATATAGTTGCGCCTTCAGATATGATGGATGGTAGAGTTGGAGCTATAAGAAAGACTTTAGATTTAAATGGCCATTACAACACGATTATTATGTCCTACTCAGCTAAATATTCATCATCATTTTATGCACCTTTCAGGGATGCTGTTTGTTCTGCCCCATGCTTTGGTGACAGGAAATCCTATCAGATGAATCCATCCAATACAAGTGAAGCACTAAGAGAAGTAAAAATGGATATTGACGAAGGCGCTGATATTGTAATGATAAAACCTGCAATGCCTTATCTTGACATTATTAAAGGTGTGAAAGATGAATTTAAGATGCCAACAGCGGCTTATCAAGTGAGTGGAGAGTATTCAATGTTAATGGCAGGCATAAATGCAGGATATATTACAAAAGAATCCATCTATGAATCTCTTCAATCAATCAAAAGGGCGGGCGCTGATCTTATTATTACTCATTTTGCACCTGAATTTTTGGAAGGAAGCATTTAA